The genomic stretch CCGGGAGCTGAGCGCTCAGGCACTCGCCGGTTCTACGGGCAGTGAGCCGCGGTCAGCACCCAACAGGGGGCGATGAGGCTGCCGGTGCAGAAATTTTGGCCCTGCTACAGGGCGGCGATGTAGGGATGCGCCCCGGGGAGCGCCACCAGTCCCCCGACGACGCGGCTCAGCGAGGACAGCCGTTTGTGGAGCCCGCCGGGCCCGCGCTGGGCAGTGGAGTCCGCTGCTCGGTCGGCGAGCACCAGCCTGTGGGAGAAGCCCAGGCTGAGGGCCGGGAGACCCACGATCAGGTGGAATGTAGCTCGTCCCGTTCTTTCTCTGCTCGGATTCTTAACCTTTCCCAACTACCTGAGGTCAGGGGTCGAAGCGGGGTCTGGGTCGTGGACTGCGGTTTCTGCAAAGCCGAAAGCAAGGGCAAAGGGAAGTACTGGTGCCCAGATGAGATCCGGATTGGAGGAAGGTTTGGGGGCGCCGCCGGGGCTGGGGCCTGGCACCGTGCCAGGCGGCAATAGTTCCAGCTCAGTCGGTCGCCTCTCCAAACAAAGTACCACGGGCGGGTGTCGCTGTCCTGGTTCCTGCAAccacggggtgggggtggttgAGAAGCCCTAGAGGGCCCTGGGGCGGAAAGAgacgcccagccctgccccacccgcGCACCGGCAGAAGGCGTGGTCGCCCAGGCTCTCGTTCAGCGCTTGCTCTGCGGTCACATTCCGGTAGGTGGCCTCGGAGGCGCACGGCTGACAGGGTGCACCCGAGAGCTTAGTCCGGGCCACACCGCGGTCGCTGAGTCCGCGGTCGCGGTCGTCGTACCAGTTCGCCTTGAggtctggggagagagaaggctcCCTACAGCTAGGGTATGGAATGGTCTCCTGCCGCCCTCTCACCCACTTctccactctccctcctccctctctgcaaGCCCTTCCCACGTGGGGGCGGGGCTTCTGCTTCCCAGACACCCGAACTCACCCACTTCGCACAAGCGTCCAGCGTATCCCGTGGGGCAACGAACGACACAGGCGGTGGCCCTCCGCCTGTAGGCAGCTGCCCGCATTGAGACATGGGTTGGTACGGCAGACTGGGAGAAGGAGCATGTTGAGCCACCCCTAGGCTCAaagacccccgcccccccaacccaGAGGGCTCCCTCTTACGCTGGCACACCACCTGGCCTCCTGTCAGCCTTTCTTTCCCACcttctgccctcctccctggccaGCTCCCCACCGATCTACTCACCCTGGCTGGCCTGTGGCTTGCACTGGGCATTCGGACCCTTGCACTGGCACTTGGCTACACCTGCCAGCTCAAGCCTATGCCATATTTCATTCTCCTGGAAGAACCGAAGAAGCTGGGGCTCAAAGCACTTCTCTGGGGACAAAGGTGTAGGATAGTCTCAAGAGAGTGTGGGACCATGCCAAATCTCTGGGAATCCACAGGACCTCTTCAGTAGGTCCGTGGCTGCCCCTGttccccagcagcccctcccctggcctcagCATCTCCTTACCTCTCTGGCAGTGCTTCCCAGTGAAGTGATCTGGATAGATGCAGTGTGGGCTGTTTGGCATGTTCACACAGGTCCCTCCTTTCTGGCAGGGGTTGTGTTTGCTGCAGTGATCTGAGAGATGaacacagggagagaaagagcagGGAGCCTGAATCAAACAGATGGGGCCAAGTCCCTACCCAAACCTGCTTGTCTTTTGACCTTGGCCCTCCAAATTTCCAAGCCTTAGTTTACCCACCTGAAAAATGGGGCTACCCCCTCTTAGAACTTCTCTctctgggagggaaggagataggTGGGCCCAGAGTCCCATATGTTTTAGATCTGATGATACCCAGGAGAGTAGCTAGGGTCGGGGAGAGGGCCCTGGGCCACCCCAAAGGTTGTGTGgcacttttcactttctttggcTCCAGGCAGTATGCCCACATCGCTGATCCTTCTCAAAGTCGGGGGTGGTAGCACACCTGTAGACAAAGATAAGGCTTAAGATATGGAAGtgacccaagtgcccatcaatggatcattggtttaagaagatgtggtacagacacatggaatattactcagccattaaaaaaagaatgaaatattgccatttgcagtaacatgggtggacctagggaataccatactaagtgaagtaagtcagatggagaaagacaaatattatgtgatagcatttatatgtggaatctaaacaataacacaaatgaatctatatacaaaatagaaacagacttacagacatagaaaacaaacttacagttaccaaaggggaaagcgggggtggtggtgataaattaggaatatgagattaacagatacacactactatacataaaatagataagcaacaaggatttactgtataatacagggaactatattcaatatcttgtaataacttataatggaaaataatctgaaaatatatatatatataactgaatcattttgctgtacacctgaaaccaacacaatattgtaaatcaactatacttcaataaataaaaaaagaaagaaagaaagagatgaagcTTCCTAGCTCTGCCCAAGGGGCTGGGCTGCCCTTCCCTATCACAGGCCCTTCTCTCCAAGCAGGGTTCCTTGGACAGAAGGATGGGCAGAGTTCAGCTCCTCCAGACCCCTGCTCCAACCCTTCCGGGGTAGTCTTACCAAGGTCGGGGCCGGGCCAGCCTCTGTGGATACATTTGTGATACAGCTGCCGGTGGTACTGGAAGGGGAAGTGGCAGGGCTCCCCGGTGACAGTGAGAACTACAGGGGTAACACACTTCTTAATGACTTTCCCCGTGCCCCATTGCCCAGGTACCACCCCTCAGAGTCTGGATGGAAAAAGGATAGACCTTTGAAAAGATCATTGTGCCTTCAAGACCACATCCTGCTTAAGAGTTGGGTTTCTGGAGTCAGCTGGTGGACTCCTGACTCCACCATTCCAGTCACTAACTGCGTGACTTTAGACAAGTCTGCAGCCTCCAGGCCTAGAAGAGTGCTTTCTACaaagtaggcacttaataaatacttgttgaatgttGAAGTCACTTGACCAcactgagccttagttttctcatctgttaaaaatggcaaaaatcatACATAGTACAGATgaagggtttcagttttgcaagatgcaaagaattctggagatagatggtggtaatgattgcacaacaatatgagtgtacttaatatcactgaactgtacacttaaaaatggttgagacgggggcttccctggtggcacagtggttgagaatctgcctgctaatgcagggaacacgggttcgagccctggtctgggaggataccacatgctgcggagcaacaaggcccacaactgctgagcctgcgtgtctggagtctgtgctccgcaacaagagaggccgcgatggtgagaggcccgtgcaccgcgatgaagagtggcccccactagccacgactagagaaagccctcgcacagaaacaaagacccaacacagcaaaaataaatggataaattaataaactcctacccccaacatctaaaaaaaaaaaaaaatggttgagacagggattccctggtggcgcagtggataggaatccacctgccaatgcccgggacacgggttcaagccctggtccgggaagatcccacatgccgcagagcagctaggcctgtgcgccacaactactgagcctgcgctctagagcccatgagccacaactactgaagcacgcatgcctagagcccgtgctccgcaacgagaagccaccgcaatgagaagcctgcgcaccgcagcgaagagtagcccccactcgcggcaactagagataaaccccgcgcgcagcaacaaagacccaactcagacaaaaataaataaataaataaataaatttattaaaaaaaaaaaccagcatgtCAGTATGGtcctatttttgtaaaaatatatttacatatgcataaaaaataaatctagaacgAAATCTCCAAAATTTGTAAAGTGGTTTCTGGAAGATAGTGGATTATGGGtgacttttccttctttcctatttccgaaatttataaagtttttacaataaaaatattgctattgtaatttttaaaaatagtacaattGCGCCTCATTCAGATTCTGTATTTGCTTATCTGCACTTCTTGCTAAAATTTATCTGTAACCCCAAACCAATACTCAAGgtgctttcactgtcatttgtgGACATGCACAGAGTggtgaaaaatttgagtcaccCGAAGTGcgcattcccagctgaggtcaaacaaggtAATGCTCTACTTCTTGTTTCAACTCctactgtaaacaagtgtcttttttttttttaattttaaaattttatttatttttttatacagcaggttctcataagtcatccattttatacatattagtgtatatatgtcaatcccaatctcccaattcatcacaccaccgcacccctgccactttccccccttgttgtccatacgtttgttctctacatctgtgtctcaatttctgccctgcaaaccggttcatctgtaccatttttctaggttccacatatatgcgttaatatacaatatttctttttctctttctgacttacttcactctgtatgacagactctagatccatccacgtctcaacaaatgacccaattttgttcctttatatggctgagtaatattccattgtttatatataccacatctttatctattcatctgttgatgggcatttaggttgcttccatgtcctggctattgtaaatagtgctgaaatgaacattggggtgcatatgtctttttgaattacggttttctctgggtatatgcccagtagtgggattgctgggtcatatggtaattctctttttagtttgttaaggaacctccatactgttctccatagtggctgtatcaatttacattcccaccaacagtgcaagaaggttcccttttctctacaccctctccNNNNNNNNNNNNNNNNNNNNNNNNNNNNNNNNNNNNNNNNNNNNNNNNNNNNNNNNNNNNNNNNNNNNNNNNNNNNNNNNNNNNNNNNNNNNNNNNNNNNNNNNNNNNNNNNNNNNNNNNNNNNNNNNNNNNNNNNNNNNNNNNNNNNNNNNNNNNNNNNNNNNNNNNNNNNNNNNNNNNNNNNNNNNNNNNNNNNNNNNNNNNNNNNNNNNNNNNNNNNNNNNNNNNNNNNNNNNNNNNNNNNNNNNNNNNNNNNNNNNNNNNNNNNNNNNNNNNNNNNNNNNNNNNNNNNNNNNNNNNNNNNNNNNNNNNNNNNNNNNNNNNNNNNNNNNNNNNNNNNNNNNNNNNNNNNNNNNNNNNNNNNNNNNNNNNNNNNNNNNNNNNNNNNNNNNNNNNNNNNNNNNNNNNNNNNNNNNNNNNNNNNNNNNNNNNNNNNNNNNNNNNNNNNNNNNNNNNNNNNNNNNNNNNNNNNNNNNNNNNNNNNNNNNNNNNNNNNNNNNNNNNNNNNNNNNNNNNNNNNNNNNNNNNNNNNNNNNNNNNNNNNNNNNNNNNNNNNNNNNNNNNNNNNNNNNNNNNNNNNNNNNNNNNNNNNNNNNNNNNNNNNNNNNNNNNNNNNNNNNNNNNNNNNNNNNNNNNNNNNNNNNNNNNNNNNNNNNNNNNNNNNNNNNNNNNNNNNNNNNNNNNNNNNNNNNNNNNNNNNNNNNNNNNNNNNNNNNNNNNNNNNNNNNNNNNNNNNNNNNNNNNNNNNNNNNNNNNNNNNNNNNNNNNNNNNNNNNNNNNNNNNNNNNNNNNNNNNNNNNNNNNNNNNNNNNNNNNNNNNNNNNNNNNNNNNNNNNNNNNNNNNNNNNNNNNNNNNNNNNNNNNNNNNNNNNNNNNNNNNNNNNNNNNNNNNNNNNNNNNNNNNNNNNNNNNNNNNNNNNNNNNNNNNNNNNNNNNNNNNNNNNNNNNNNNNNNNNNNNNNNNNNNNNNNNNNNNNNNNNNNNNNNNNNNNNNNNNNNNNNNNNNNNNNNNNNNNNNNNNNNNNNNNNNNNNNNNNNNNNNNNNNNNNNNNNNNNNNNNNNNNNNNNNNNNNNNNNNNNNNNNNNNNNNNNNNNNNNNNNNNNNNNNNNNNNNNNNNNNNNNNNNNNNNNNNNNNNNNNNNNNNNNNNNNNNNNNNNNNNgagtatgatgtttgctgtgggtttgtcgtatatggcttttattatgttgaggtaggttccctctatgtgcactttctggagagtttttatcataaatgggtggtgaattttgtcaaaagctttttctgcatctgttgagatgatcatatggtatttcttcttcaatttgttaatatggtgtatcacattgattgatttgtgtatattgaagaattcttgcatccctgggataaatcccacttgatcatggtgtatgatccttttaatgtgttgttgggttctgtttgctagtattttgttgaggatttttgcatctatatttatgagTGCTATTGGtcagcaattttctttttttgtagtgtctttgtctggttttggcatcagggtgatggtggcctcatagaatgagttttggagtgttccttcctctgcaattttttggaagagtttgagaaggatgggtattagctcttctctaaatgtttgatagaattcacctgtgaagccatctggtactggacttttgtttgccggaagatttttaatcacagtttcaatttcattatttgtgataggtctgttcatattttNNNNNNNNNNNNNNNNNNNNNNNNNNNNNNNNNNNNNNNNNNNNNNNNNNNNNNNNNNNNNNNNNNNNNNNNNNNNNNNNNNNNNNNNNNNNNNNNNNNNNNNNNNNNNNNNNNNNNNNNNNNNNNNNNNNNNNNNNNNNNNNNNNNNNNNNNNNNNNNNNNNNNNNNNNNNNNNNNNNNNNNNNNNNNNNNNNNNNNNNNNNNNNNNNNNNNNNNNNNNNNNNNNNNNNNNNNNNNNNNNNNNNNNNNNNNNNNNNNNNNNNNNNNNNNNNNNNNNNNNNNNNNNNNNNNNNNNNNNNNNNNNNNNNNNNNNNNNNNNNNNNNNNNNNNNNNNNNNNNNNNNNNNNNNNNNNNNNNNNNNNNNNNNNNNNNNNNNNNNNNNNNNNNNNNNNNNNNNNNNNNNNNNNNNNNNNNNNNNNNNNNNNNNNNNNNNNNNNNNNNNNNNNNNNNNNNNNNNNNNNNNNNNNNNNNNNNNNNNNNNNNNNNNNNNNNNNNNNNNNNNNNNNNNNNNNNNNNNNNNNNNNNNNNNNNNNNNNNNNNNNNNNNNNNNNNggcttgatttgtgacccaagatgtgatctatcctggagaatgttccgtgcgcacttgagaagaaagtgtaatctgctgtttggggatggaatgtcctataaatatcaattaaatctatctggtcttttgtgtcatttaaagcttgtgtttccttattaatttgctgtttggatgatctgtccattggtgtaagtgaggtgttaaagtcccccactattgctgtgttactgttgatttcctcttttatagctgttagcagttgccttatttattgaggtgctgctatgttgggtgcatatatatttataactgttatatcttcttgttggattgatcccttgatgggtcttgtttttgtatccattcagcaagcctgtgtctttaggttggagcgtttaatccattcatgtttaaggtaattatcgacatgtatgttcctattaccactttcttaattgtttgggttttttgtttgtttgtttgttttttttgcggtaggtgggcctctcactgttgtggcctctcccgttgcggagcacaggatccggacgcgcaggctcagcagccatggctcacaggcccagccNNNNNNNNNNNNNNNNNNNNNNNNNNNNNNNNNNNNNNNNNNNNNNNNNNNNNNNNNNNNNNNNNNNNNNNNNNNNNNNNNNNNNNNNNNNNNNNNNNNNNNNNNNNNNNNNNNNNNNNNNNNNNNNNNNNNNNNNNNNNNNNNNNNNNNNNNNNNNNNNNNNNNNNNNNNNNNNNNNNNNNNNNNNNNNNNNNNNNNNNNNNNNNNNNNNNNNNNNNNNNNNNNNNNNNNNNNNNNNNNNNNNNNNNNNNNNNNNNNNNNNNNNNNNNNNNNNNNNNNNNNNNNNNNNNNNNNNNNNNNNNNNNNNNNNNNNNNNNNNNNNNNNNNNNNNNNNNNNNNNNNNNNNNNNNNNgcttcctggacttgggtggctatttcctttcccatgttcgggaattttttgactataatctcttcaaatattttcttgggtcctttctctctctcttctccttctgggacccctataatgtgaaatttgttgcgtttaatgttgtcccagaggtctcttaggctgtcttcatttctcttcattcattttctttattctattctgcatcagtgaattccaccattctgtcttccaggtaacttattcgttcttctgcctcagttattctggtattgattccttctagtgtatttttcatttcagttattgtattgttcatctctgtttgtttgttctgtaattcttccagatctttgttaaacatttcttgcatcttctcgatctttgcctctattctttttccgaggtcctggatcatcttcactatcattatcctgaattctttttatggaagGTTGCCtagcgtttaatgttgtcccagaggtctcttaggctgtcttcatttctcttcattcattttctttattctattctgcatcagtgaattccaccattctgtcttccaggtaacttattcgttcttctgcctcagttattctggtattgattccttctagtgtatttttcatttcagttattgtattgttcatctctgtttgtttgttctgtaattcttccagatctttgttaaacatttcttgcatcttctcgatctttgcctctattctttttccgaggtcctggatcatcttcactatcattatcctgaattctttttatggaaggttgcctacctccacttcacttagttgtttttctggggttttatcttgttccttcatctggtacatagccctctgccttttcatcttatctatctttctgtgaatgtggtttttgttccacaggaaTTGTAGttcctgcaggattgtagttctccttgcttctcaacaagtgtccttttcatgctctatttagtgccatgtttttcaaattttgtgcTTTTGATACATGATTTTGCTGTTGAAAATGGCCCCCAAATagagtgctgaagtgctgtccagTGTTCCGAAGTGCAAAAGGGCTGTTATGTACATTATGTAGAACACTTGTGGGTTAGATAAGCTTCGTCCAGGCGTGAGCTATAGTGCTGCTGGCCATGAATTCAATAtcaatgaatcaacaatatatattaagtaaggtgtctttaaacagaatcacacataaaacaaggttatatgTTGacgaaaatgttgtgaccagagctAACAGGAACCTAACCCTATATTTCCTCTAGGAGCAATTGTTCAGtttttgctaattcagtgttcatgGTGACTTTATAGAACATGGCTACCACAAATAATGAGAATTGACTATCTATTTCAGAGGAGTGTTGCGAAACTTAAATGAGATCGTGTCTATAAAACACTTATacagagtctggcacatagtacattAGCTGCTATTTTGTTATTAGAGGCCCAGTGACACTTGTGCTGAGGGCCAAATCAGGGACAGGACattaaaggaagagagaggggtcTGAGACGGACCTTTAAGATGCAAATGGAATGGACACGGAAGAGTAGGACCCTAAGTAGGTGATTAGGCAACGGCAGGGCAGCTAGGTTGGGTCAGGCTAGAGGGAGGAGAGCAGTTTGGCTAGGTGTGGAGTGCTGAGGAGAGGAGGTGAGGTACTCAGGATTGCCTCAGTGCCATCTAAGGGGCTGGGCCTGATCCCATCAGGGCAGGCTTGCCAGGGCAGGCTCAATCTAGTTTACAATTCTAGGTAAATATTTAGTGCCTGGAAGAATAAAGGTAATGGGGAACTATGGCAGGGGGGAGATGGCAGATATCCACCATCTAAAAGGGAGCTTGATAATAAAAGCCaatatattttaagcatttacCATGCACCAAACTGTGGGCTGAGTGCCTCACCGGAATTAATGACTCATTTCTCCTTCTCCACAACTCTAAGAGTTTTACCATTACCAGCCTCGTTTTACAGGAGGGGATTTAAGCTTGGAGAAGTCAAGTCATTGGTCCAGAGCCATCCAGCACATAAGTGATGAAGTGGGATTCAGAGGCATTTGGGCTCCAGAGCCCTGCTCTTGATCCTTCCTTGTCCGTCAAGGGCCCTGGCCTCTGTGTGGCATGACTGATGCCTGAGAGATGTAtcgaggagaggaaaggaagggggaggcTGGGGAAACCGAGGAAGACTGGCAGGTACTGGACCAGACACTCAGATACAGCCCCagccttgccctcaaggagcacaCAGTTCACTATCACTCTGGATCCCCAACACCCATGTGCACAagacctggcatatagtaggcactcaggtCTGAATGCCAGCCAGACAACTCTGGGGATGAGAGTGAAGAGCGCCCAGGAT from Physeter macrocephalus isolate SW-GA chromosome 2, ASM283717v5, whole genome shotgun sequence encodes the following:
- the F12 gene encoding LOW QUALITY PROTEIN: coagulation factor XII (The sequence of the model RefSeq protein was modified relative to this genomic sequence to represent the inferred CDS: inserted 1 base in 1 codon; deleted 4 bases in 3 codons; substituted 4 bases at 4 genomic stop codons), producing the protein MRALLLLGVLLVSLESVVLIPPWKAPKQHKFIESEHTVVLTVTGEPCHFPFQYHRQLYHKCIHRGWPGPXPWCATTPDFEKDQRWAYCLEPKKVKNHCSKHNPCQKGGTCVNMPNSPHCIYPDHFTGKHCQREKCFEPQLLRFFQENEIWHRLELAGVAKCQCKGPNAQCKPQASQVCRTNPCLNAGSCLQAEGHRLCRRCPTGYAGRLCEVDLKANWYDDRDRGLSDRGVARTKLSGAPCQPCASEATYRNVTAEQALNESLGDHAFCRNQDSDTRPWYFVWRGDRLSWNYCRLARCQAPAPAAPPNLPPIRISSGHQYFPLPLLSALQKPQSTTQTPLRPLTSGSWERLRRAADSTAQRGPGGLHKRLSSLSRVVGGLVALPGAHPYIAALXQGQNFCTGSLIAPCWVLTAAHCPXNRPATEELTVVLGQDRHNQSCEQCQTLAVRAYPLHEAFSRITXQHDLALVRLQESAEGCCAHPSPFFQPVCLPSSAARPAESEAALCEVAGWGHQLEGSGEYSSFLQXTQVPLIRPERCSAPDVHGAAFIPGMLCAGFLEGGTDACQGNSRGPLVCEDETAERQLILRGIVSWGSGCGDRHMLGVYTDMANYLAWIREHTAS